From a region of the Vanrija pseudolonga chromosome 2, complete sequence genome:
- the RGT1_0 gene encoding Glucose transport transcription regulator RGT1 translates to MTPTSATVQQHQQHQQHQQQHQQHQHHQHPHAHPPQNQHQHLPPQHHRTSIDHQHYPPAYMHDPPYQLDIDRRHSYHPGQGAPGYTPGPIRPSTSKHQAHRGHPGHPGHPGQLPYHPEMVPFPGDGMRTPISRTTKACDSCRARKVRCNPDPSALIPGTCTRCSEANRECVFTSTQKKRGPAPGKTARSATSSSSAARANAGPDETYRERRETWSSSSAPQYSHREYPQMVPGPYSAPAHGGEAWPWAPGAQPPAGEPMPRGPPEAPLSAPPAHYYHPPPPYDPREQPTAYDSRERRAEARGHREPVPYDERGEPRTERHHPYPRPPRSAGQERRDSERRPSVGGWGEQHHHQRSGPSTPVYAPAPLSAPLHPAAHYPPQHGPAPPPPQAHGPQPPPGYPPHHAAPPFDPQYTMRPHPASGWPRRDHDHEHYRRGERSPSPRDRRRRD, encoded by the exons gcagcaccagcagcatcagcagcatcagcagcagcaccagcagcatcagcatcaCCAGCACCCCCATGCGCACCCGCCCCAGaaccagcaccagcactTGCCCCCTCAGCACCATCGCACCTCGATCGATCACCAGCACTATCCCCCCGCGTACATGCACGACCCCC CGTACCAGCTCGACATCGATAGGCGTCACTCGTATCACCCTGGCCAAGGCGCGCCCGGCTACACTCCCGGCCCCATCCGCCCATCCACTTCGAAGCACCAGGCCCACCGTGGTCACCCCGGTCACCCCGGTCACCCCGGTCAGCTCCCCTACCATCCCGAGATGGTTCCGTTCCCTGGGGATGGCATGCGAACGCCGATTTCGCGTACAACCAAAGCCTGTGACTCGTGCCGCGCACGAAAGGTCCGGTGCAATCCCGATCCCAGCGCCCTCATCCCAGGCACTTGCACTCGCTGTAGTGAGGCCAACCGTGAATGCGTGTTCACTTCCACGCAAAAGAAACGCGGCCCGGCCCCAGGcaagacggcgaggtcggccacGTCCTCCAgctccgccgcgcgggcaAACGCTGGACCAGATGAGACGTATCGTGAACGCCGCGAAACGTGGAGCTCCAGCTCCGCGCCCCAGTACTCTCATCGCGAGTATCCCCAGATGGTACCTGGACCGTACTCGGCTCCCGCACACGGTGGTGAGGCGTGGCCCTGGGCACCAGGAGCACAACCTCCTGCCGGCGAACCCATGCCCCGGGGTCCTCCCGAAGCACCGCTCTCGGCGCCTCCGGCCCACTATtaccacccgccgccgccgtatgACCCGCGCGAGCAGCCTACCGCATACGACTCACGCGAGCGTCGTGCCGAGGCCCGTGGCCATCGTGAGCCTGTCCCATACGATGAACGTGGTGAGCCCCGTACCGAGAGGCATCATCCGTACCCCCGtccgccccgctcggcgggccaggagcgccgcgacAGCGAACGTCGCCCCTCAGTTGGTGGCTGGGGagagcagcaccaccaccaacgctCCGGACCCTCGACCCCCGTGTATGCTCCCGCGCCTCTGTCGGCCCCTCTCCACCCAGCTGCACACTACCCACCTCAGCATGGTCCggccccgcctccgccgcagGCCCATGGCCCTCAACCCCCGCCTGGCTATCCGCCGCACCATGCAGCGCCTCCTTTCGACCCTCAATACACGATGCGCCCTCACCCTGCATCCGGATGGCCCCGCCgtgaccacgaccacgagcaTTACCGTCGCGGAGAGCGTTCTCCAAGCCCCAgagatcgccgccgccgcgactaA